Part of the Candidatus Tumulicola sp. genome is shown below.
GAACGCGGTCGCGTGATCGCGCGCGGCGTGCCGACCAGCGTGCTAGCGGATCCGGCGGTTCGCGACGCCTACCTGGGAACCGAAGAGGTCGCCAGTGTCTGACCTGCTCGAAGTCGATCGCATCAACACGTATTACGGACGCAGTCATATCCTGCGCGACGTATCGCTGCGCGTCGAAGCCGGGGAAATCGTGGCGTTGCTCGGACTCAATGGAGCCGGCAAGACGACGACGTTGCGCAGCATTCTTGGACTCACGCCGCCGAAGAGCGGCAGTATTCGCTTCAACGGCCAAGACGTGCAGCGAAAGGCTCCGTTCCAGATCGCGTGCTGCGGCGTCGGCTACGTGCCCGAGGGGCGGCGGGTGTTCGCCGCTCTGACGGTCACTGAGAACCTGCAGCTTGCGGAGCGCGGTACCGGTGACGGTGCATGGAATATCCCCGCGGTGCTCAAGCGCTTCCCGAAACTCAAGGAGCTGCGCGATCGCAAATCGGGCCGGCTTTCGGGCGGCGAGCAGGAGATGCTGGCGATCGGCCGCGCGCTCGTCGGAAATCCGACGTTGCTGC
Proteins encoded:
- a CDS encoding ABC transporter ATP-binding protein, with product MSDLLEVDRINTYYGRSHILRDVSLRVEAGEIVALLGLNGAGKTTTLRSILGLTPPKSGSIRFNGQDVQRKAPFQIACCGVGYVPEGRRVFAALTVTENLQLAERGTGDGAWNIPAVLKRFPKLKELRDRKSGRLSGGEQEMLAIGRALVGNPTLLLVDEPSQGLAPIVVIDLYRTLEELKAHGVSILLVEQNALLALKISSRAYVLDDGRVVYDGPSSDLVNDRQRMRTLMGLLEDVAT